A genomic stretch from Limanda limanda chromosome 11, fLimLim1.1, whole genome shotgun sequence includes:
- the si:ch211-225p5.8 gene encoding sodium channel subunit beta-1, with amino-acid sequence MICRSSLFVVVSLFVSQCHGGCAEVDSLTEAVAGERFLLGCISCKRREEVSARTTVDWHFKPVEEEEFRHIFHYDHPSAEILHQDFSERLEWQGTINSDIQTGAIYLHNVTFNDTGTYRCTFHRTLFLAMSDQHVIVEKDVELSVVAVANRELTSVITEILMYVLIVVLQLWLIVVLVYCYKKITAEHEDREARKANKAQAGLLESKDSCDGVQLE; translated from the exons ATGATTTGCCGCTCGTCTCTTTTTGTCGTCGTCAGCCTCTTCG TGTCTCAGTGTCATGGTGGCTGTGCGGAGGTGGACTCTCTGACCGAGGCGGTGGCAGGAGAACGATTCCTGCTGGGCTGCATCTCCTgtaagaggagagaggaggtgtcTGCCCGAACCACCGTGGACTGGCACTTCAAAccagtggaagaggaggagtttaGGCAT ATTTTCCACTATGACCACCCAAGTGCTGAGATCCTGCACCAGGATTTCAGCGAGCGTCTCGAGTGGCAGGGGACTATAAACAGTGATATTCAGACAGGAGCCATTTACCTTCACAACGTCACCTTCAATGACACAGGGACGTACCGCTGCACCTTCCACCGCACCCTCTTCCTGGCGATGTCTGACCAGCATGTCATCGTGGAGAAGGACGTGGAGCTCAGCGTGGTGGCTGTGG CCAATCGGGAGCTGACGTCTGTGATCACAGAGATATTGATGTATGTGCTGATCGTGGTTCTGCAGCTGTGGCTCATTGTGGTTCTGGTCTACTGCTACAAGAAGATTACAGCCGAGCACGAGGATCGGGAGGCCCGTAAGGCTAACAAGGCTCAGGCAGG